The Arabidopsis thaliana chromosome 5, partial sequence genomic interval CTGCAAAGACGAATGCTCCTTTTAGCAATGGTGTCAACAATTATGTTGCTCCAAAGATGAATGCTCCTTTTGACAATGGTGCGACCCAGCAGAAGGTGGATAcgactaataataataaccaGAACACGGCGTGGAACAACAAACCTGTGAGAAGTTATAACGTTAAAGATTCAAAGTATAGACCACCGGGAAGGAAGAGTCCACGTAAGTAAAATTCACATCTTTTGCCTtcacaaagatttttttttaatcatctaAATGAATGAATTCAAACTCTGCAGTTGCAGCATCTATGGAAAAGAACTGGGTCTTTTCCCGTGGAGCATCAGAGACTGCAAATAAACTGGCAAATGCAACAATTGGAGGAAGATGGACTCAAAGTCAAAGGCAACAACAACCGGCGATGAAGGCAGGGTGGGTGGGAGAAAGTGGTGACATGTTCCTCAGACCTACACAGCCTTCCAATCCCTACTCTAGGAAAATCGCCGGTTAAGCTGAAAGATTCTGTTATGGCGCATCTAAGTTACGAGCCCTCATCAACACCTTCACCCGTCGTTGTGCTTttgattatcatcatcacctatCTGAGAGTCCAAGTTATTTGAAGACAACTtatgttgattttttctcttttgtgtttcgttcttttaaacctctctTGTTTGTTCGGTAGTACTTCCCGTCTTCATGACGATTATGTATGGAGTGTTTCTTTTTACAGTTCGCAATAAAAGCTCTCGACATTGCATCAATTTTCCGTTGTTCTGGAATCGAACATTGGTTTCAGATTCCCaagattcttcattttatGTCTATCTGGTTTGTCTTTCaggtgttgttgttattgttgtttggtttactTATTCTGTGATACTTGTAGATAAAGAAGCTATGGAGGaataagaaatgtattatgATTAACTGAGAAGTCTACAATGTCTACATCTACAAGTGCAGAGACTCGGAGATGGTACGAGTAAAGGACATCTGATAAAACTGCAGATTTAAGAGAAGGTACACAAGGAACTCTCTTATTTTTTCAGACCCTGAATTCAAGAAACATTGTGTTGTACTGAAGAAACTATATTTGGAGATTCTGGattattgattgattgatacTACAGAGAGACAAGATCAAACCAgtacaaaacaagaaacaaacaagctTGACGACACAATAGAAAAGGGCTCTTCAATCTTCTAAAGTCTACAGAGGTTTAGTTTTACTCTCTTCTGAATTGGGGTTGTCGACTGAGTCGGTTTTTCCATCTTTAGAACCGTTCTGGTTAGCCTTTCCATCGTCAAACAACATGGGATCAAGCTCAGCCAACAGTCTAGCAGCCAGAGGAAGACCACGAGACTTGTTCATCAGCTCATCTATACATTTCTTGTCGTTCCTTGGagactctttctctctcttctggATCATTGCTTCATATATCTTCCAAACACTGTTAGAATCAGATAGCGGCCAAAGACGATGGATCTCATGTTTCTGAACAACAAGGTTCTTCGCCAGATTCTCATCTCTGGTCGTGTATATGACCCTCCCACCAGACCCTTTAGGGAATCCATCTGAAAGATACTTTCCCCATTTTTCACCCTCGTTGAGTTTCGCATCGAGTTTCTCGTCCCAGTTATCGATCTCCTGGACATCATCAAACACAATCAGATACTTCTTCCACCTCAGATTCAAGTGAAGTGCATAGAGCAGAGCAGAGATCTCCTTCTCTTTAGCCGTCTCTCCATCAATTTCTCCAGCTTCCTGCCTGTTTGAAACTTCTTCTACTACTTCTCTATGGATGGATTCGAACATTGACTCTTCAACTCCAAGACCCTTCAAGATCGTCTTCAACACACATATCTTCCCATCAAGTCCCTCCTTAGATTCATTGCTATGCATAGATACCCAAATCCTCGGGGCATAAGCATTCCTCACATCATAATCATTGAAGATCTGCTGGCATAATGCTGTCTTCCCAACACCGTATTCTCCGACAACCACAAGACTCTTGAACAGCTTGTAAGACTTTTGATCCAACAAGAAGTGTTGCAATGATTTGATCTCATTCTCGAAACCATAGATATCATGACCTGGAAGTCCAGAATCAGTTTCCACACGATCCTCCACCTGTTTTGTTTCGTCACCAGTTGTCCCTAGCCATTCGTTGTATCTATCAGCGAACCGATTTGTGAAGTCAACTCTGCCTACACTTGTTAATCCGCGCGATGAATCTTCTTGAGTCATTTCCAAGCAAAAgctggaacaaaaaaaagatttgcaGGTGAAATCAAactaagttttggtttttcttcttttccccagaaaaagaaaatgaagcaacagaagaagaatacaggggagagaaaaaacaaaaggaagaaaaaaagggaaaaaaaaaacactactaatttttttatttttttttcgcCAAATTGgagggaaaaaaaaggattttaatGTTGTTAGCCCTTTTTGATGcaatcaatttttgaaaaaccatCACTTCTTCTCACTACCCCTTATCTTgttattctttatttctttattaaattttacatataacAAATTCTAAAATCAACCAATCAAATTCATTATCTCTCATCTCCCCATAACCACCAAAATCTACTAAAATGCTTAATAaactcatttttcttcttcttcctacgATTTGCTCCCTAAAAAcgtttttcactttctttctttttcttcttctgcataCACTATTTAAGTTCACTATTAAATCtgcaaagacaaaaaatgGGATCATATACACATATCTCTTCTCCCCTCCGTGTTCTTCTTCACGCACTATTAAAGATATTTGTTTACTTCTTCTTATCCATCATACTTTTAGGCAAATAGGTAAGATATGACGTTGGTGACGAATATACTTGGTTGAATTCGTAGATTAAATGCTGTTTTTTTGTAGACAAATTTGGAGATTTCAGATTTGGAACAACTGAAACAAATGTGTACAACTATGTTAAACAAATACGAAAATTTAAAACCCAATtaacaaactttaaaaatgCATACATGGTGGTAATGAAACAACTCAACaagtttttaacaaaaaaaatcatatttttctaaattactGAAATTCTTATCACGAAAGCCCATATTCATACACTAACAACCTTATACTTCCATAGTTACTTTGtatatttgaacaaaaaaattaatattttaaactacttgtatttttatatatagaaatataccGATACAAagtaatgttaaatttatGAGACAATACTATTGGTTCCACCagtaaaaattaatttaaagttGATAACAACTAAATTTACTAAATTCTCGATATTGTACAACTATGAGTAAAAATGTGCAATTGAGCACAACTGTACAACTATGAGCAAATTTGtgatgttatttaattattatttttcaaaataacgAGGCCACATCAGATATTTGTAGATATTCttgatatttcatttttttatatttttatcaaaacacTTAGATTcatattaaaaactttatttttcaaaacacttttttttaacaacattCTTAGATTCATAGTTTTGTggtaaattttttgataaaaatatttagattgataaaaaaattcgGTGATTTTTTGGATATTGCATAATTAGGACACCATGTgattaaataaattgaatttcgtttttttggcCCAATGACATAGTTGTACACGAGTGTACCAGTTGTACCTAAAAACTTAGATTCATACATGACACAAACtctaaaataatcaaatatgttTCAACAAAGAGCTAAAGAAGCAATCTCATTATCTACACAAACTCACACAGTCTCATTATCTAAAGCAAATAGGTAAAGAAACATATTCCACCAGCTGAGATGGTATTACAGTCTTGGTTTCAACTTATGGAAAGCTAGCCATATTCACAATTGGAGCTTAGGCTGACTCTGAGCACGGTGGTATGCTGGCTGGCCTAGCAACATGTGGTTTCATGATGAACATAGTCTCGAGAGCTTCAGATCTGACACAAGACTTCAAGACAGGTTACCTCACTTTATCATCTCCAAAGTCAATGTTTGTGAGCCAAGTGATTG includes:
- a CDS encoding P-loop containing nucleoside triphosphate hydrolases superfamily protein (P-loop containing nucleoside triphosphate hydrolases superfamily protein; FUNCTIONS IN: ATP binding; INVOLVED IN: apoptosis; LOCATED IN: cellular_component unknown; CONTAINS InterPro DOMAIN/s: NB-ARC (InterPro:IPR002182); BEST Arabidopsis thaliana protein match is: P-loop containing nucleoside triphosphate hydrolases superfamily protein (TAIR:AT5G45490.2); Has 3890 Blast hits to 3878 proteins in 196 species: Archae - 0; Bacteria - 10; Metazoa - 0; Fungi - 8; Plants - 3872; Viruses - 0; Other Eukaryotes - 0 (source: NCBI BLink).) → MTQEDSSRGLTSVGRVDFTNRFADRYNEWLGTTGDETKQVEDRVETDSGLPGHDIYGFENEIKSLQHFLLDQKSYKLFKSLVVVGEYGVGKTALCQQIFNDYDVRNAYAPRIWVSMHSNESKEGLDGKICVLKTILKGLGVEESMFESIHREVVEEVSNRQEAGEIDGETAKEKEISALLYALHLNLRWKKYLIVFDDVQEIDNWDEKLDAKLNEGEKWGKYLSDGFPKGSGGRVIYTTRDENLAKNLVVQKHEIHRLWPLSDSNSVWKIYEAMIQKREKESPRNDKKCIDELMNKSRGLPLAARLLAELDPMLFDDGKANQNGSKDGKTDSVDNPNSEESKTKPL